A window from Pyrococcus yayanosii CH1 encodes these proteins:
- a CDS encoding proton-conducting transporter transmembrane domain-containing protein: MNPLLLPAFPLTSALLVYLFGTLKWEGSIRARFRFPLLLEIKFLFAIGSLTPLIILPFVNERVIVGNYPQPIGIEVGIWELNWPLLLAEVVVFGAAALYALRRVNDWKELSLFLIMHGGLLGAFISLDLFNFYIFMELASVASFALIALSPEKGARKAAFKYLMLSIVASYLFIFSLGVIYAETGYLNAELIREVAKPSKTLLAALSVALASLLLKAGIFPLHVWLPDTHSKAKTHVSAVLSGLAVKAPIYGMLLLQYSLGIPEALLLALRLIAIASMIFGVVMALFQTDVKRLLAYHTVSQMGYVLLGIALNLPGAVALYALAHAIFKGGLFLSLGALADARRSKELSRLGARGEPVLLTAVLLLSLAIAGFGPSIGGVVKGILAVGTLEKLAIYGVSVGTAASFTKVNYYLRSGYGHGPGPIDTVPGLVLALLALILGVLLGGNVSPTDALLVLGLIVFLALKLFGMPRREMVLDIDVGEGVALLSLLTTALIVLSAP, encoded by the coding sequence GTGAACCCGCTACTACTTCCCGCTTTTCCCCTGACCTCAGCCCTATTGGTGTATCTATTCGGAACGCTGAAATGGGAGGGCTCGATACGGGCGAGGTTCAGATTCCCCCTACTTCTTGAAATCAAGTTTCTCTTCGCCATAGGCTCTCTAACTCCCCTCATCATACTCCCCTTTGTGAACGAACGAGTAATCGTGGGTAACTACCCCCAACCCATTGGTATAGAGGTTGGGATTTGGGAGCTGAACTGGCCTTTATTGCTTGCTGAAGTTGTTGTGTTCGGAGCCGCGGCCCTCTACGCTCTCAGGAGGGTAAACGATTGGAAGGAGCTGTCTCTCTTCCTCATCATGCACGGTGGCCTTCTTGGAGCGTTCATATCACTCGACCTCTTCAACTTCTACATCTTCATGGAGCTCGCTTCCGTGGCGTCCTTTGCCCTAATAGCCCTTTCACCGGAAAAAGGAGCCAGAAAGGCTGCCTTTAAATACCTTATGCTCTCCATCGTGGCATCCTATCTCTTCATATTCTCCCTTGGCGTGATATACGCAGAAACCGGCTACCTGAACGCGGAGCTCATCAGGGAGGTTGCCAAGCCCTCGAAGACCCTTCTCGCTGCACTCTCCGTGGCCCTAGCATCCCTGCTCCTGAAGGCGGGAATCTTCCCCCTCCATGTCTGGCTTCCCGACACCCACTCTAAGGCTAAGACCCACGTGAGCGCGGTGCTCTCGGGCCTTGCCGTGAAGGCACCTATCTATGGGATGCTCCTCCTCCAGTACTCACTGGGCATTCCAGAGGCCCTTCTCTTGGCCCTCAGACTGATAGCGATTGCTTCTATGATATTCGGTGTCGTTATGGCCCTCTTCCAGACAGACGTCAAGAGGCTCCTCGCCTACCACACCGTTAGCCAGATGGGATATGTCCTCCTCGGTATAGCCCTAAACCTTCCGGGGGCGGTTGCTCTTTATGCCCTAGCCCACGCCATCTTCAAGGGGGGCCTCTTCCTCTCCCTAGGTGCCCTTGCGGATGCCAGGCGGAGCAAAGAACTCTCCCGCCTCGGAGCAAGGGGAGAGCCAGTGCTCCTGACAGCGGTTCTCCTCCTAAGCCTTGCCATCGCGGGCTTTGGCCCATCCATTGGTGGCGTTGTGAAAGGCATCCTAGCCGTTGGGACTTTGGAAAAGTTAGCCATTTACGGTGTCTCAGTCGGGACGGCCGCCTCTTTCACCAAGGTCAACTACTACCTCCGGAGTGGCTACGGCCACGGTCCAGGTCCCATAGACACCGTGCCGGGCCTAGTTCTAGCCCTATTGGCTTTGATCCTTGGTGTCCTCCTCGGTGGCAACGTATCCCCCACAGATGCCCTCCTCGTTCTCGGGCTGATAGTCTTCCTTGCCCTAAAGCTCTTCGGAATGCCCCGCAGGGAGATGGTGCTTGACATAGACGTCGGGGAGGGGGTAGCTCTCCTCTCGTTGCTGACAACGGCTCTTATTGTACTCTCAGCACCTTGA
- a CDS encoding cation:proton antiporter subunit C, translating into MMKIAILVMTIGLAGIIINRDRLKQILSLNVMSLGIVLFFVAIGAEKGSFPPLKEFGTPVDPLPAVLMLTTLVVDVAVTALALGLVMRGDGA; encoded by the coding sequence ATGATGAAGATAGCCATACTTGTTATGACGATTGGACTTGCCGGAATAATCATCAACAGGGACAGGCTAAAGCAAATCCTCTCCCTTAATGTGATGTCTCTCGGGATAGTCCTCTTTTTCGTGGCCATAGGAGCAGAGAAGGGGAGCTTCCCTCCCCTCAAGGAATTTGGAACTCCAGTTGATCCCCTTCCCGCCGTCCTTATGCTCACGACGCTGGTGGTTGACGTGGCCGTTACCGCCCTTGCACTCGGGCTCGTGATGAGGGGGGATGGGGCGTGA
- a CDS encoding MnhB domain-containing protein, whose amino-acid sequence MKMSIVARTTTKLVSPFLVTYAIYLMLYSTDAPGGGFQAGVVLAVAVVLLITSHGYKKVRKRFRKKVVGTFESAFGLAVVTLLLFVVALSLPPSNYYVVPFNVLVAVKVGSAFTLIFYTLTAFLERD is encoded by the coding sequence GTGAAGATGAGCATAGTTGCCAGAACCACAACAAAGCTCGTCAGCCCCTTCCTCGTGACCTATGCAATATACCTCATGCTTTATAGTACAGACGCCCCTGGTGGAGGATTCCAGGCCGGCGTGGTGCTTGCAGTGGCTGTAGTCCTCTTAATAACGTCCCATGGTTACAAAAAGGTCAGGAAGAGGTTCAGGAAGAAGGTCGTCGGAACCTTCGAGAGTGCCTTTGGGCTAGCTGTCGTGACTCTCCTTCTCTTTGTTGTCGCCCTCTCACTTCCCCCCTCCAATTACTACGTTGTTCCTTTCAACGTTCTCGTCGCGGTGAAGGTAGGTTCGGCATTCACATTAATCTTCTACACCCTAACGGCCTTCCTAGAGAGGGATTGA
- a CDS encoding hydrogenase subunit MbhD domain-containing protein yields MLGTILEGTLILLALFVILHSKILPALVAYSLAGLSFILLLILLRAPDVALSAIVVGALVIGLFIFAHESVREEGGLRLFLALAVIPLCLFLLTLEYRVAPGGSYAYYLVNWRMNNLVTEILASWRLYDSVGEALLLFAASLGFSAVLGGGRR; encoded by the coding sequence ATGCTTGGGACAATCCTTGAAGGCACGTTAATCCTCCTAGCCCTTTTCGTCATCCTCCATAGCAAGATCCTACCTGCCCTCGTGGCATACTCCCTCGCAGGCCTTTCCTTCATACTCCTCCTAATACTCCTACGGGCCCCTGACGTGGCCCTCTCAGCCATAGTGGTCGGCGCCCTCGTGATAGGCCTATTCATCTTTGCCCACGAGTCAGTCAGAGAAGAAGGAGGCCTCAGGCTCTTCCTAGCCTTAGCTGTGATTCCCCTCTGTCTCTTCCTCTTAACCCTTGAATACAGGGTGGCGCCGGGGGGGAGCTATGCCTATTATCTCGTCAATTGGAGAATGAACAACCTAGTTACAGAGATACTCGCCAGCTGGAGGCTCTACGACAGCGTCGGCGAGGCTTTGTTACTCTTTGCAGCGTCCCTAGGCTTCTCCGCCGTTCTTGGAGGTGGTAGGAGGTGA
- the mnhG gene encoding monovalent cation/H(+) antiporter subunit G has translation MLEIIFLLFGYSMMFFGALGVIRFPDVYTRLHAATKCDTGGAMGIVFGLALMADAPIIVKAKLLILLMFIAMINPMISHAIAKGAYRYGVKPKVEVDMYAWDNP, from the coding sequence GTGCTTGAGATTATCTTCCTACTCTTTGGATACTCAATGATGTTCTTCGGGGCACTCGGAGTGATAAGGTTCCCTGATGTATACACGAGGCTCCACGCGGCCACGAAGTGCGACACTGGAGGGGCGATGGGCATAGTCTTTGGGCTCGCGCTCATGGCGGACGCTCCGATAATTGTGAAGGCGAAGCTATTAATCCTTCTCATGTTCATCGCCATGATAAACCCCATGATCAGCCATGCAATAGCAAAGGGGGCCTATAGATACGGTGTTAAGCCGAAGGTTGAGGTGGACATGTATGCTTGGGACAATCCTTGA
- a CDS encoding monovalent cation/H+ antiporter complex subunit F, with the protein MAQEGILVAGIWFLLLTTIMATYRVMVGPTLPDRVVGLNTVTTKVVVMTAVLAVLWEEWYLIDAAIVLLMVNSVSGLLLAKYLERRGRRA; encoded by the coding sequence ATGGCTCAAGAAGGTATTCTGGTAGCTGGAATCTGGTTTCTCCTCCTGACGACAATCATGGCAACTTATAGAGTTATGGTTGGCCCGACGCTTCCCGACAGGGTGGTTGGCCTCAACACCGTTACGACAAAGGTAGTTGTTATGACAGCGGTTCTCGCAGTCCTATGGGAGGAATGGTACCTCATAGACGCCGCAATAGTCCTGCTCATGGTGAACTCCGTTAGCGGGCTTCTCCTTGCAAAATACCTAGAGAGGAGGGGTAGGCGTGCTTGA
- a CDS encoding Na+/H+ antiporter subunit E: MTRVPLYLRSRIEEVRKRFTYELYESQKLPDWERFAITWIVLMVFWLIITSDLTLQGLALGLPATGIVAYFMRDFLTDDIRHSKHLVGKLLYFALLYLPQYFIIMAFRLLESNIKVAKHALLGDIRPGIVKIKTDLHSDTGVTILANSITLTPGTLTLDVVKKLDGTYLYVHWIDVQTLNPDKAGEIIKGDVEEWLKKVFW; this comes from the coding sequence ATGACCCGAGTCCCTCTCTACCTGAGGTCAAGGATCGAGGAGGTAAGAAAGCGCTTCACCTACGAACTTTACGAGAGCCAAAAGTTGCCGGATTGGGAGCGCTTCGCGATAACTTGGATAGTCCTCATGGTCTTCTGGCTCATCATAACGAGCGACCTCACGCTTCAGGGCCTAGCCCTCGGCCTCCCCGCTACGGGCATTGTGGCATACTTCATGCGGGACTTCCTGACTGATGACATAAGGCACTCCAAGCACCTAGTGGGTAAGCTCCTATACTTCGCCCTGCTCTACCTCCCCCAGTACTTCATCATAATGGCCTTCCGCCTGTTAGAGAGCAACATAAAAGTTGCCAAGCATGCCCTCCTCGGAGACATAAGGCCGGGCATAGTGAAGATTAAGACCGACCTCCACTCCGACACTGGCGTGACTATACTGGCGAACTCCATAACCCTGACACCGGGCACCCTAACGCTCGACGTGGTGAAGAAGCTCGATGGTACATACCTCTACGTCCACTGGATAGATGTTCAGACCCTGAATCCTGACAAGGCTGGAGAAATAATCAAGGGGGACGTGGAGGAATGGCTCAAGAAGGTATTCTGGTAG
- the cobB gene encoding NAD-dependent protein deacetylase, with the protein MMAEAAKLLARSKFAIAFTGAGISAESGVPTFRGKDGLWMRYRPEELATPEAFSRNPRLVWDFYKWRMKLIAKARPNRAHYALAKLEEMGILKAVITQNVDDLHREAGTKNLIELHGNIFRVRCTSCDYRENLKESCSLEEFLREELPKCPNCGSLLRPDVVWFGEPLPEEELSEAFKLARRADLILVIGTSGLVYPAAYIPYIVKENGGIVIEINVEESALTPIADIFLRGKAGEVMGTLLEEVKKILD; encoded by the coding sequence ATGATGGCCGAAGCCGCGAAACTTCTTGCCCGTTCGAAGTTCGCGATAGCTTTCACGGGAGCGGGAATAAGCGCCGAGAGCGGGGTGCCTACGTTCAGGGGTAAGGATGGCCTTTGGATGCGGTACCGACCGGAGGAGCTGGCAACGCCTGAAGCGTTCTCCAGAAATCCTCGACTCGTGTGGGACTTTTACAAATGGAGAATGAAACTCATAGCGAAGGCAAGGCCCAACAGGGCACATTACGCGTTGGCGAAGCTCGAAGAGATGGGCATTTTGAAGGCTGTGATAACACAGAACGTTGATGACCTTCACAGGGAGGCCGGCACAAAGAACCTCATCGAGCTCCACGGCAACATATTTCGCGTCAGGTGCACCTCCTGCGACTACCGAGAAAACTTAAAGGAGAGTTGTAGCCTAGAGGAGTTCCTGAGGGAGGAGTTGCCAAAGTGTCCCAACTGTGGTTCACTCCTGAGGCCTGACGTCGTCTGGTTCGGCGAGCCGCTGCCAGAAGAGGAGCTGAGCGAGGCCTTTAAGCTCGCGAGGAGAGCTGACCTCATCCTCGTCATAGGGACGAGCGGCCTCGTATATCCGGCCGCCTACATACCTTACATCGTCAAAGAGAACGGCGGCATCGTGATAGAGATCAACGTGGAAGAGAGTGCCCTAACACCGATAGCCGATATATTCTTGAGAGGGAAGGCGGGAGAAGTCATGGGAACTCTGCTCGAGGAAGTTAAGAAGATTTTAGACTAG
- a CDS encoding M55 family metallopeptidase, producing MRAFISVDLEGLPYVVSREHLLVKGTLYNEARKIATRLVKATADALHENGFDEIVIADSHGPMVNVVPEEMPEYVELVRGFPRPLSMVAFAKGSDMALFIGYHAKAGTAYATFDHTYSGATIDRIEINGIEVSEFLMNAMLLGEWGIPLGVLAGDEALQKDAEMTPWVEFVPLKRASGRYSAISPSLPRIEASIREAIGRAIRKLERGELRPLEVKKPMNVRVRFLNSAHAEVAELLPFVERVDGKTVAFRAESVEDAYKVIEVLVFAAAGVNYIVSR from the coding sequence GTGAGGGCGTTTATCTCCGTTGACCTTGAGGGGCTCCCCTACGTCGTCAGCAGGGAGCACCTCCTCGTGAAAGGAACCCTTTACAACGAGGCCAGAAAGATAGCCACGAGACTCGTTAAGGCGACTGCAGATGCCCTCCACGAGAACGGTTTCGACGAGATTGTTATAGCGGACAGCCACGGTCCAATGGTGAACGTCGTCCCCGAAGAAATGCCCGAGTACGTGGAGCTCGTCCGCGGCTTCCCGAGGCCCCTCAGCATGGTGGCCTTCGCCAAGGGAAGCGACATGGCTCTTTTCATTGGCTATCACGCCAAGGCCGGGACTGCTTATGCCACCTTCGACCACACCTACAGTGGGGCCACGATTGACAGGATAGAGATCAACGGGATTGAGGTCAGCGAGTTCCTCATGAATGCGATGCTCCTCGGCGAGTGGGGGATTCCTCTTGGTGTCCTTGCCGGCGACGAGGCCCTGCAGAAGGATGCCGAGATGACTCCCTGGGTAGAGTTCGTTCCCCTTAAAAGGGCATCGGGCAGGTATTCCGCCATAAGCCCCTCCCTGCCGAGGATAGAGGCCTCGATTAGAGAAGCCATTGGAAGGGCCATCAGGAAGCTTGAGAGGGGAGAGCTCAGACCTCTCGAAGTGAAGAAGCCGATGAACGTCAGGGTGAGATTCCTCAACAGCGCTCACGCCGAAGTTGCCGAGCTGCTACCCTTTGTAGAAAGGGTGGATGGCAAGACCGTTGCCTTTAGGGCGGAGAGCGTTGAGGATGCGTACAAGGTCATCGAGGTCCTCGTCTTTGCTGCCGCCGGCGTGAATTACATCGTGAGCCGCTGA
- the hypA gene encoding hydrogenase nickel incorporation protein HypA has protein sequence MHEWALADAIVRTVLEYAGKEGASKVLAIRVVLGELQDVNAEVVAFAMRELMKGTIAEGAEIIFEEEEAIFRCRNCGHVWKLKEVKNRLDERIREDIHFIPEVVHAFLACPKCGSHDFEVVKGRGVYIAGIKVEKEGGA, from the coding sequence ATGCACGAGTGGGCCCTTGCCGATGCCATTGTAAGGACTGTGCTGGAGTATGCTGGAAAAGAAGGTGCTAGCAAGGTGCTAGCCATTAGGGTGGTCCTCGGGGAGCTCCAAGACGTAAACGCCGAGGTCGTGGCCTTTGCGATGAGGGAACTCATGAAGGGGACTATCGCAGAGGGAGCCGAGATAATCTTTGAGGAGGAAGAGGCAATCTTTAGGTGCCGCAACTGTGGCCACGTTTGGAAGCTCAAGGAGGTTAAGAACCGCCTCGACGAGCGCATCAGGGAGGACATCCATTTCATCCCGGAGGTCGTCCATGCCTTCCTTGCCTGTCCGAAATGCGGCAGCCACGACTTCGAGGTCGTCAAGGGAAGGGGAGTTTATATAGCGGGGATAAAAGTTGAGAAGGAGGGAGGGGCATGA
- a CDS encoding Mrp/NBP35 family ATP-binding protein → MIDPRTSAIEARLEKVNRIIPIVSGKGGVGKSLISTTLALILAEKGHRVGLLDLDFHGASDHVILGFEPKEFPEEDRGVVPATVHGVKFMTIAYYTEDRPTPLRGVEVSDALIELLTITRWDELDYLILDMPPGMGDQFLDVLRFLKRGEFLVVATPSKLALNVVRKLIELLKEEGHKVLGIVENMKLDEERDVEELAREVGVPYLAGIPFYGDLEEKIGKPEELLKTEFAERIRKLAERL, encoded by the coding sequence ATGATAGATCCGAGGACCTCCGCCATAGAGGCTCGCCTTGAGAAGGTCAACCGCATAATACCCATCGTGAGTGGAAAAGGTGGGGTTGGGAAGTCGCTCATCTCGACGACGCTCGCCCTAATCTTGGCCGAGAAGGGCCACAGGGTTGGTCTGCTCGACCTCGACTTCCACGGAGCGAGCGATCATGTGATTCTTGGCTTCGAGCCGAAAGAGTTCCCCGAGGAGGACAGAGGAGTCGTCCCGGCCACGGTTCATGGCGTAAAGTTCATGACAATCGCCTATTACACGGAGGACAGACCCACGCCCCTGAGGGGTGTGGAGGTAAGCGACGCCCTGATAGAGCTCCTTACAATAACGCGCTGGGACGAGCTGGATTACCTCATACTAGATATGCCGCCCGGCATGGGCGACCAGTTCCTCGATGTCCTGAGGTTCCTCAAGAGGGGCGAGTTCTTAGTTGTGGCAACCCCTTCGAAGCTGGCCCTCAACGTCGTCAGGAAGCTCATTGAGCTCCTGAAGGAGGAGGGCCACAAGGTTCTTGGAATCGTTGAGAACATGAAGCTGGATGAGGAAAGGGACGTGGAGGAGCTGGCGAGGGAGGTGGGCGTTCCTTACCTCGCGGGCATACCATTCTACGGGGACCTTGAAGAGAAGATAGGGAAGCCAGAGGAGCTCCTTAAGACGGAGTTTGCCGAGAGAATTAGGAAGCTCGCCGAGAGGCTCTAA
- a CDS encoding cytochrome c biogenesis CcdA family protein: protein MRELLKKPELKYLLLILALSFGLSSLTLSALGMISFIPQFLALALTDSVNPCTFVVYTIFLIALSVKGLPKGKVYLVGLLFIMAVYISYYTLGVGLVILAGKIPTVWAGYLAMAFGLYTAVTGLFEKSRVVGKGKLRKLAFSTEATVAGALLLGFAVSTTLLPCSMGPYVVYAAIISKSGALAYLLLALYNIIFVLPLFVILFAMGSLSESKAFSRAMVKHSRELSLLSGFLLVLLGLWILTANP from the coding sequence ATGAGAGAGCTCCTAAAGAAGCCCGAGCTTAAGTATCTCCTCCTGATCCTCGCGTTATCCTTTGGCCTCAGCTCCCTCACTCTCAGCGCTCTAGGAATGATTAGTTTCATTCCCCAGTTCCTTGCCCTTGCCCTCACGGACTCCGTGAACCCCTGCACCTTCGTCGTTTACACGATATTTCTCATAGCCCTCTCCGTCAAGGGCCTGCCAAAAGGGAAAGTTTACCTCGTGGGTCTGCTCTTCATAATGGCCGTTTACATCTCCTACTACACCCTCGGTGTTGGCCTCGTCATCCTCGCCGGCAAGATACCAACGGTGTGGGCGGGTTACCTTGCAATGGCCTTTGGCCTTTACACAGCAGTTACAGGCCTCTTCGAGAAGTCCCGCGTTGTCGGGAAGGGTAAGCTCAGAAAGCTGGCCTTCTCCACAGAGGCAACTGTAGCGGGTGCCCTGCTCCTCGGCTTCGCAGTCTCCACGACTCTCTTGCCATGCTCCATGGGGCCATACGTCGTTTACGCTGCGATAATATCCAAGAGCGGAGCCCTGGCGTACCTCCTCTTGGCCCTCTACAACATCATCTTTGTCCTTCCGCTCTTCGTGATACTCTTCGCGATGGGAAGCTTAAGCGAGAGCAAGGCCTTTTCAAGGGCGATGGTAAAGCATTCGCGGGAGCTCTCCCTCTTATCGGGCTTTCTCTTGGTGCTCCTTGGCCTGTGGATATTGACCGCTAACCCATAA
- a CDS encoding hydrogenase 3 maturation endopeptidase HyCI: protein MELWELLRNAGRVVICGMGNEMRGDDAFGLLVVEKLRELVKSRDILILNCGEVPESYTGKIASFKPDLVVFVDAVEFGGRHGDMIVADPEDTIGEAISTHGLPLRFLVQYLKERTGARFILIGCQPRFLGLFEEPSDVIRERAEQLARALAGALGGRSDD, encoded by the coding sequence ATGGAACTCTGGGAGCTCCTTCGGAATGCGGGTCGGGTAGTTATCTGTGGCATGGGAAACGAGATGAGGGGCGATGACGCCTTCGGACTCCTCGTCGTGGAAAAGCTAAGGGAGCTTGTGAAAAGTCGAGATATTCTCATACTCAACTGCGGAGAAGTTCCCGAGAGCTACACGGGAAAAATAGCTTCCTTCAAGCCTGACCTAGTCGTCTTCGTGGACGCCGTTGAGTTCGGGGGGAGGCATGGAGATATGATAGTGGCAGACCCGGAGGATACTATAGGGGAAGCCATCTCAACTCACGGCCTGCCCCTGCGGTTCCTCGTCCAATACCTGAAGGAGAGGACGGGAGCTCGTTTCATCCTCATAGGGTGCCAGCCCCGTTTTCTTGGCCTCTTCGAGGAGCCGAGCGATGTGATAAGGGAAAGGGCCGAGCAGCTCGCGAGGGCGCTTGCGGGGGCACTAGGGGGCAGATCCGATGATTAG
- a CDS encoding GNAT family N-acetyltransferase: MIRIREAELWDCAKIVDVYISNEDVRSSSSLEAYLRVGPWARVETCAIHLNNLKLHGGLALVAELDGRVVGEAELLFSEEPWKGRIMRTAHLSVIEVAKKYQGRGIGRALVEHLIEKAQELGYEIMTVTPEKGAIGFYKRLGFEEELYRGVLVDIPTRPGRAPTVETMEPSWTGLKELPMVLGQFQSSYNHWFSEFVDRIADIDLMVYFESGKVGNSFYVFEGSYTDENAVTAYAWGGNTLEVLEGLLALAWERGFRTVRTTVEKVFMMNILNLGAEILGEVNILVRPLGEPLWIRGG, from the coding sequence ATGATTAGGATTAGGGAGGCCGAGCTCTGGGACTGTGCCAAAATAGTGGACGTATATATTTCGAACGAAGATGTAAGGAGCTCGTCTTCCCTTGAAGCCTACCTCCGTGTCGGCCCGTGGGCGAGGGTAGAAACGTGTGCCATCCATCTCAACAACCTCAAGCTTCACGGCGGTTTGGCCCTCGTGGCTGAGCTCGATGGGCGCGTGGTTGGAGAAGCAGAGCTCCTCTTCAGCGAGGAACCTTGGAAGGGGCGAATTATGAGGACAGCTCATCTCAGCGTCATAGAAGTCGCGAAGAAATATCAGGGCAGAGGAATCGGCAGAGCGCTCGTTGAGCACCTGATAGAGAAGGCACAGGAGCTGGGATACGAGATCATGACGGTCACGCCCGAAAAGGGTGCCATCGGCTTCTATAAGCGGCTTGGCTTTGAGGAGGAACTATACAGGGGTGTACTCGTGGACATCCCGACGAGGCCCGGGAGAGCTCCGACCGTCGAGACCATGGAGCCCAGTTGGACCGGGTTGAAGGAACTTCCCATGGTTCTCGGCCAGTTCCAGAGCTCTTACAACCACTGGTTTTCGGAGTTCGTCGACAGAATCGCGGACATAGATCTGATGGTGTATTTTGAGAGCGGGAAGGTCGGAAACTCTTTCTATGTGTTCGAGGGTAGCTATACCGACGAGAACGCCGTGACGGCCTACGCTTGGGGAGGAAACACTCTCGAAGTCCTTGAAGGGTTGCTGGCGCTCGCGTGGGAGAGGGGTTTTAGAACCGTAAGGACGACCGTTGAAAAGGTATTTATGATGAACATCTTAAACTTGGGAGCCGAAATCCTCGGGGAGGTCAACATACTGGTAAGACCGCTTGGGGAGCCGCTGTGGATTAGAGGGGGCTGA
- the mobA gene encoding molybdenum cofactor guanylyltransferase MobA — translation MIGAVLAGGRGRRFGGDKLLFRIGGKPLISYALQGLEMSRYIDEVVIIAAPENAQRLRELGYRVVIDRLLVGPIGGIYIALSLGDAFVAAGDMPSIIPEFVDYIIKQFWNSGKIVCVPRWANGYLEPLHAAYSQDFREILGEQIRSGDYMIRRAIEKVDACYIPIEELPEEWKASFFNVNRKEDLRRFSPL, via the coding sequence ATGATAGGCGCGGTATTAGCTGGCGGCAGGGGAAGGCGGTTTGGAGGCGACAAGCTTCTCTTCAGGATTGGTGGAAAGCCACTTATCTCCTACGCCCTCCAGGGTTTGGAGATGTCTCGGTACATTGATGAAGTCGTTATAATCGCGGCCCCCGAGAACGCCCAACGCCTCCGCGAGCTCGGTTATCGAGTCGTGATAGACAGGCTCTTAGTAGGGCCTATTGGGGGAATATATATCGCCTTGAGCCTCGGGGATGCCTTCGTCGCTGCGGGGGACATGCCCTCAATAATTCCAGAATTCGTGGATTATATAATTAAACAATTCTGGAATAGTGGAAAAATTGTATGTGTTCCCCGATGGGCAAATGGCTATCTTGAGCCCCTGCACGCCGCCTATTCCCAGGACTTTAGGGAAATCCTTGGAGAGCAGATACGGAGCGGAGATTACATGATCCGCCGAGCTATAGAAAAGGTGGACGCATGCTACATCCCGATAGAGGAACTGCCCGAGGAATGGAAGGCTAGCTTCTTCAACGTGAATCGGAAAGAGGATTTAAGGCGGTTCAGCCCCCTCTAA
- a CDS encoding HypC/HybG/HupF family hydrogenase formation chaperone: MCLATVAKVLQISEDGKTAVVDFGGIRREIRLDLLPNVEVGDYVVVHTGFAIEKVDEKTAREILSVWEELWKLERRGG; this comes from the coding sequence ATGTGTTTAGCAACGGTTGCCAAGGTGCTTCAGATCAGCGAGGATGGTAAAACCGCGGTGGTAGACTTCGGAGGGATAAGGAGGGAGATAAGGCTCGATCTCCTCCCGAACGTTGAGGTGGGCGATTACGTGGTCGTTCACACTGGTTTCGCCATAGAGAAGGTAGACGAGAAAACTGCTAGGGAGATACTCTCGGTCTGGGAGGAACTCTGGAAGCTTGAGCGCCGAGGTGGCTGA